AGCATATGCCACCCTCCACTACCATCATTTATTATTTTAAACCTTACAGTTATTTTAAGGTAATTGAAATGGAAAGTGAATTATTTGAGCTGGAGCTTTATTCACAAACCGATGCTCGGTTCGATATCCACCTTTTTTTCGCTTACAATATGTTCTTTTAGATATTGGCCTTGGATGTGACCACGCTAAAGAATCGGGATTATCCCATGAGTCGTGCGTTATTAATTCTTGCTTATAGTAATAGCGATTTCCACTAGGATACTCCTCGCATATATAGCGAACGGTATAAACACTATGCACGTAAATTCCTCCATAATCCTTTTCTACTATTCTTTCTCGTGGGCAGGCCTGGTATACTGCCTATGTAAAAATAAATAGCACCTATAGAAGAATCTATTAGGTGCTGAGCTTATTACTTAGTCTCGTCAACTTCATCTTCAACGATATACGTATCGTATCCTTTACCACGCAGCTCCTTCGCAAGTCTTAATGCATTATTTTTCACACGGAATGCACCAACTTGCACTTTATAAAGTTTTGATGATTTCTCTTCTTTTACATATTCAACATTGAAAATTTCACAAATTGCTTTTGCTAGTTCAACAGCACATTCTTTGCGATATGCTTCCGTTATTAAAAGTCTGGCTTCCCTTAAATTATCCATAAATCCGCATTCGACTAATATCGTTGGGATGCTTTTTTTCGTTTTGCGGACAATATATAACCAACTACCATCTTTTACACCACGGTCTCTCATTTCTGTGCCTTTCATTAACCACTTATGAATGATTTGACCATATCTCTTTGACGTCTCGTCAGCTACATAAGCAAACGTTGTAATTCCACCCCAATCGCCCCATTCTCCTTTAAAAGCATTAGCATGGA
Above is a window of Lottiidibacillus patelloidae DNA encoding:
- a CDS encoding N-acetylmuramoyl-L-alanine amidase: MNDGSKFLIALDDGHGMETAGKRTPVFPEGGFMKENEFNSRVVEILNEELKRCGFRTLLTAPTDKDTSLYDRVKKANDADVDLFLSVHANAFKGEWGDWGGITTFAYVADETSKRYGQIIHKWLMKGTEMRDRGVKDGSWLYIVRKTKKSIPTILVECGFMDNLREARLLITEAYRKECAVELAKAICEIFNVEYVKEEKSSKLYKVQVGAFRVKNNALRLAKELRGKGYDTYIVEDEVDETK